The Ancylothrix sp. D3o genome has a window encoding:
- a CDS encoding S-layer homology domain-containing protein, whose translation TQRLVTGYPDKTFKPLATLTRAEFAVLI comes from the coding sequence ACGCAACGCTTAGTTACAGGATATCCTGACAAAACTTTTAAGCCACTGGCAACTCTTACTCGTGCTGAGTTTGCAGTGCTAATCTGA